AAGGCCAGGGGCTTGCGACATATCGCGAACTGATGACTCGTCTGTCTACACGCACACGCCCGGATGGGGGAGCGTTGGAGCCGATTTTGCAAAAATGGATCGCAGGGCTGCAACAGTCCACGATGCAGAGTCAGAACCTGCGCCCGGATGATCCCGCTCTGCCGCTGGAAGTAGAGAAGCAGATCTATGCGGTGACGGGGGAGATGCAGAACCTGGTTCACGGCTTTGATTTTGCCAAGGTACTAGCTTCCTACTGGAACGGGTACAAACTGGCTGATGATGATCGCAAACAGGCGGCGCTTCGCTGGCTTCGAGGAGAATTTGCAACCAAAACGGAAGCGAAAAAAGAACTCGCTGTTGGGGTCATTATTGACGATGATAACTGGTATGACTACTTCAAATTGTGGTCTGAATTCACAGCGCGCATTGGTTACAAAGGATTGCTGTTGTTCATTGATGAAGCGGTGAATCTGTACAAAATTACAAACAGTGTCTCCCGTCAAAGCAACTATGAGAAATTGCTGACCATGTTCAATGATACGATGCAGGGTAAGGCAGAGCACCTGGGCATATTTGTAGGTGGTACGCCGCAATTTGTGGAGGATGAACGGCGCGGATTATACAGCTATGAAGCGCTTCGCTCCAGGCTTATTGATGGTCGTTATGCAGCCAAAGCGTATGCGAATTACACAGGTCCGATCCTGAAGCTGGCGATGTTATCGCATGAAGAGATTCTGATTTTACTTCAGAAGCTGCGGCAGATTCATGCCCTGCATTTTGGATACAGCGCAAGTCTGACGGATGAACAATTGGTTGATTTTATGCAAACGGCGGTGAACCGGCTGGGTGCGGATGAATTGCTGACCACGCGTGAAGTGGTACGAGACTTTATGGATGTTCTGCATACGTTACACCAGAATCCTGAAGTGACTTATACTCAATTACTTGGCGAGCGGGTTGCCAAACCTCAGGAAACGGGTAAAGGGGCAGATGCTTCCGCGAATACAGATGATCTGGACGACTTTCTGGCGGAGTTTGAATTATGAGTGATAATCCGTTCTATCGGCTGGCTCCGTTTGTTCAGGAATTTATATATAAAAAAAGATGGGAATCGCTTCGTCCTGCTCAGATTGAGGCCTGCAATATCTGTTTTCATACCCCGCATCATATGCTGATTGCGGCGGGAACGGCCTCCGGCAAAACGGAGGCGGCTTTTTTTCCTGCATTGACCGAGCTGTATGAACGGCCTTCCAAGTCGGTTGGTATTTTGTACATTGGACCTCTGAAAGCCCTGATTAATGATCAATTCGAACGTCTTAAGGATCTGTTATCCGAAGGAAATATTCCGGTTTGGCATTGGCACGGGGACGTACCTCAGGCGGAGAAAACAAAACTGATGAAAAATCCGTCCGGTGTGCTCCAGATAACGCCAGAATCGCTGGAAGGTCTGCTCATGAATCGACCGAATGCAATCCCGGCGCTGTTTCATGACTTGCGATATGTCATCATCGATGAGGTGCATGCTTTCATGGGAGCGGATCGGGGCATTCAAGTACTCAGCGAACTTGCCAGAATCGAGCGTATGGCTGGCTGTGCACCGCGAAGAGTGGGCTTGTCCGCCACACTTAGTGACTATGATGCGGCTACATCTTGGCTTGCTGCGGGAACGCAGCAGGGAGTGGATGTGGTCTCTTCCCCGGGCGGTCGCAAGCTGCGACTGCGGGTGGAACATTTCTCTTTTCCAGATGCACAGGACGAGGAGCAGGCGGAGCAGCTTCATAACGCACGCAAAGCGTACTACGACTTCATCTATGAGAGCACACATCGTAAAAAAGCGCTGATCTTCACCAACAGCCGAACGGATGCAGAAGTCACCATTCTTGAGATGCGGCGAGTCGCGGCTCGCAGGCAAGAGCGTGATGTGTTCCATGTGCATCATGGAAGTATCTCGGCTATGCTGAGGGAAGAGACGGAAGCTGCCCTACGCACTGGATCGGGGCCTGCGGTTGCTGCGGCAACGGTCACGCTTGAACTGGGCATCGATCTGGGCGAACTGGAACGTGTGGTTCAGCTCGGTGCACCGTATAGTGCGTCTAGCTTTGTACAGCGTCTGGGACGTTCAGGGAGACGAGAGGACATGGCATCAGAGATGCTTTTTGTATGTCCGGAGGAAGAGGATGAGGAAGCGCAATTGCCAGCACGTATGCCGTGGACGTTGATGCGTGCGATTGCTGTTATCGAACTATATGTAAAAACCAAATGGGTCGAGCCGCTTGAAGCCCGCAAAATGCCCATAGGTGTGCTCTATCATCAGACGATGAGCATGTTGAAAAGTATGGGGGAGGCGGAGCCGAGAGATCTTGCAGAAGCTATCCTTTCGCTGGCTCCATTTGCGTTGATTAAACCTGATCAATATCAGGTATTCCTGAATTACCTCATCGATACAGATCATCTGCAATGGACAGAGGATCGAACATTGATCATCGGTCTGACAGGTGAGAAAATTGTGAATAATTATCGCTTCTACGCCGTGTTTAAAGACGATGAGGAACATAAAGTACTAAACGGCTCGGAAGAGATTGGTTCGATTACAACAGTGCCCCCACCTGGCTATTGCTTCTCGCTCGCAGGCAAACTGTGGAAAGTGGAAGAGGTCGATCACAAGCACAAGGCTGTGTATGTGAAGTCTGCAAAAGGTAAGGTAGATACATTATGGCTTGGCGCGGGAGGAGATATTCATACGTCGGTAGTACAGAAAATGCGTGAAGTGTTGTCCGACTCGACCATCTATCCCTATCTGTCACCACAAGCCGTCAATCGACTTGAACGGGCGCGCCGCCTAGCTCGTGAAAGCGGACTGTTGAAGCAGGTCGTGATTCCGGCAGGGGGAGATTCGATGTACGTTCTTCCTTGGGTGGGAAGTAAATCATTCCGTACATTGGAGCGGCTGATGAAGCATAATCTGTCCAAGAAACTTGCCTTGCGTTCGGTTGTGCCCATGGAGCCATATTATTTTGTAGTATCCGGCAAGGTCGACGAACGAACATTGTTAGCCGAGATCATGAGTGAGTGTCGGACGGCTGAAGACGCATCTGCGTTACTGGCTGAAGATGAAGCACCTTATCTGGGCAAGTATGATGAATTTGTCGCGCCGCCTTTGATCCGTGAGGCTTTTGCTGTGGATGGGCTAGATGTAGATGGATTGAAGGCAGGTTTACAACAAACATTGGAGTGGGACTCCTCAAGCTTCAATCAGACATGACGTTTTTACGTAATTAGAATACTCGAAGAATGGTCAGAGATCGAAGCGACTCTGTGTAATAATTTAGTTCAACTTTTTATACGGAATAGGGTTGACACCATCTCACCTCCCATGTAATATATGAAAAGTCGTCACACACGAATTACATCAAATTGCATATATCATTTCGTATAACCTCGCAGGCCGAAAGTGTACACAGGGCGAGGGTCTCTACGGGAAGCCTATACTTCCTAACTACGATGCCAAGGAACCAATGTATTCCTTGCTCGTAGTTAGGATTTTTTGCATTTAGATGGTGTCTGTGACCTTGGCATGAACCAACATGCAGGCGTATTTTTCTTATCATCAGGAGGTTTATTCACAATGAAATATTATCTGTCCGTTCTCGCGGGAGCGATGAGCTATGGCATATTATCCACGATTGTGGTTCTGGCGTACGGCGAAGGATACAAACTTGGAGAGGTTGTGGGAGCACAGCTGATCACGGGTTTTCTTCTATCCTGGATGCTCGCGCTATACACAAAATTTAGAACAAAACGTAAGTCACAGGCAAATGGCAAAGCATCAGGAGCCGTGGCACAGGTATTCAAGCGGTTGACGTGGAAACAACGT
This Paenibacillus xylanexedens DNA region includes the following protein-coding sequences:
- a CDS encoding ATP-binding protein, which translates into the protein MTELKIPKRLTTALVNSLTAGVVPRIGLEQIAVGRKPEVEAILRDMDNIAEGGAAFKLITGRYGSGKSFLLQMIRNYAMDRDFVVADADLSPERRLVGTKGQGLATYRELMTRLSTRTRPDGGALEPILQKWIAGLQQSTMQSQNLRPDDPALPLEVEKQIYAVTGEMQNLVHGFDFAKVLASYWNGYKLADDDRKQAALRWLRGEFATKTEAKKELAVGVIIDDDNWYDYFKLWSEFTARIGYKGLLLFIDEAVNLYKITNSVSRQSNYEKLLTMFNDTMQGKAEHLGIFVGGTPQFVEDERRGLYSYEALRSRLIDGRYAAKAYANYTGPILKLAMLSHEEILILLQKLRQIHALHFGYSASLTDEQLVDFMQTAVNRLGADELLTTREVVRDFMDVLHTLHQNPEVTYTQLLGERVAKPQETGKGADASANTDDLDDFLAEFEL
- a CDS encoding DEAD/DEAH box helicase, which encodes MSDNPFYRLAPFVQEFIYKKRWESLRPAQIEACNICFHTPHHMLIAAGTASGKTEAAFFPALTELYERPSKSVGILYIGPLKALINDQFERLKDLLSEGNIPVWHWHGDVPQAEKTKLMKNPSGVLQITPESLEGLLMNRPNAIPALFHDLRYVIIDEVHAFMGADRGIQVLSELARIERMAGCAPRRVGLSATLSDYDAATSWLAAGTQQGVDVVSSPGGRKLRLRVEHFSFPDAQDEEQAEQLHNARKAYYDFIYESTHRKKALIFTNSRTDAEVTILEMRRVAARRQERDVFHVHHGSISAMLREETEAALRTGSGPAVAAATVTLELGIDLGELERVVQLGAPYSASSFVQRLGRSGRREDMASEMLFVCPEEEDEEAQLPARMPWTLMRAIAVIELYVKTKWVEPLEARKMPIGVLYHQTMSMLKSMGEAEPRDLAEAILSLAPFALIKPDQYQVFLNYLIDTDHLQWTEDRTLIIGLTGEKIVNNYRFYAVFKDDEEHKVLNGSEEIGSITTVPPPGYCFSLAGKLWKVEEVDHKHKAVYVKSAKGKVDTLWLGAGGDIHTSVVQKMREVLSDSTIYPYLSPQAVNRLERARRLARESGLLKQVVIPAGGDSMYVLPWVGSKSFRTLERLMKHNLSKKLALRSVVPMEPYYFVVSGKVDERTLLAEIMSECRTAEDASALLAEDEAPYLGKYDEFVAPPLIREAFAVDGLDVDGLKAGLQQTLEWDSSSFNQT